Sequence from the uncultured Draconibacterium sp. genome:
ACAAAAGGTAAAAAAGGAAGCCATGCGCATGATGCAGTTTGTTCGGTTTCAGCGCACCAAAGACCGGATGTATTTTTGTGGTATCGAGCCCAGATACGATGTGATTCCGCTCATCATTAATCATTACCAAAAACGTTTTACCGACCAGCGCTGGCTGATCTATGATTTGCGGCGCAACTATGGGATTTTGTATGGTAACGACAAGGTGGAAGAAGTGGTGCTCACAAAAAAGCAGTTTAATGCTTACAACGGCCAGGTGAAAGAGGAGTTGTTGCATGAGGGCGAAGATTTTTATCAAAAACTATGGCGCTCGTACTTTAAACACATCACTATTGAAGAGCGCAAAAATCTGAAATTGCAACGGCAGCACATGCCAAGGCGTTTTTGGCGTTATCTGCCCGAAAAACAGGAGGCGAATTGAGAGAGTGATACTGTCGGGTAATTTTCAGTAGCCTTTTCTGATGACATGATTAGGAACGTGTTAACATGGTGCGAAGTGTTTTTTATTTATATTCGCATGAGTCAGAACTCTGTCAACAAACCGAAAATTAAATAACCGAAAATGAAAAAAATCAATTTTTTATGCTGTCTGATTGTCTTATTATCTATCAGTCAATTTGCAATTTCACAAAACGTTTACCAATGGCGTGGTACTGACCGCGATGGTAAGTATGCCGAATCCGGGCTGCTGTCGGAATGGCCAGCAGATGGTCCGCAGCTATTGTGGTCAACCGAAAATCTTGGTCCGGGTTATGCGTCCCCGGTAATTACTTCCGATAAATTACTGATTGTAGGAGTTGAAAACGGGATCAGCAAACTGTTTGCTTTCGATCTGAACGGTAACTTATTGTGGAAAACGCCAAACGGAAAATCATTTGTAGGAGATGGATATTCTGCCCGGTTTCCGGGTGCACGATCAACACCAACCGTGGTGGGTAATATGGTTTATGCCACTTCGGGTACAGGCAGGCTTGCCTGTTTTGATCTGAACACCGGAAAAGAACTGTGGGCGGTTGATATGGTAACCGACCTAAAAGGTTATATGAATGAATTTGGTTATGCCGAGTCGGTGGTTATTGACGAGAGTGCTGTTTATTGTTTCCCCGGAGGAAAAGAAGTCAGCGTAGCCAAACTCGACCGCTTTTCCGGGAGAACCATCTGGACATCGGAAGCAACCGGCGATACCACTCATTTTGTTTCACCAATTCTTGTGAACTTACCTTCGCGTAAGGTTTTTGTTTCCATATCGCGGCACTATGTGTTTGGTGTGGATTGCACAAGCGGTGACTTGCTTTGGAAATACGATATTGCCATGCGCTACGATGGCGATCATGCCAATTCGCCTGTTTATAGAGCACCGTATTTGTATGTTGTTACCAACGATGATAAAGGAAAGGGTACCATAAAACTGGAACTTTCGGCTGATGGGAGCAGTGTAAAAGAAGTGTGGACCAATGAAAATGTAAAGAATAATATGGGCGGTTTTGTTTTACACGATAATAAATTGTTTGTTACTACCGAAAATAAATACCTGAATATACTTGATCAGGAAACAGGAAGTGTTTTGGATAAAGTAAGATCATCATTTGGATGCACTATTTTCGCCGATAATAAATTTATTGTTTATGGTACCAATGGCGATGTGCGCCTTTTCAAATACGAAAACGGTAAACTTAATCAGGCTGGTTTATTTAAAGTAACCATGGGAAGCCAGGAGCATTTTTCGCATCCGGTGGTTGCGAATGGTGTACTTTATATCCGACATGGAAAAGCACTGATGGCCTATAAAATTAAATAGTTAAAGCTTTCATAATAGAAAAAGGCCCTGATCATTTATAAGATCAGGGCCTTTTTTATCTCGTAGCTCGCGACTCGTGTCTATTTATAAATCTTCTTTTTTAGTTGCCGGTAACAGCAAATTCAGAATAATACCCACTGCAGCAGCCAGGCCAATTCCTGCCAGCGAGAAGGTTCCGTATGAAATAACGGCACCACCAATTCCAACGGTAAGAACAATTGAGACAATAACCTGGTTACGGGTTTCATTCATGTTGGTTTTTGAATCAACCAGCGTTTTAATCCCGATAGATGCAATCATTCCAAAAAGCAGAAGCATGATTCCGCCCAACACTGCCTGCGGAATGGTTTTCAGGAAACCACTGATTTTTCCAACAAAAGCAAAAACAATTGCTGTAATGGCAGCTATGCGTAAAATGAATGGATTGGTAACTTTGGTAAGTGTTATGGCTCCGGTTACTTCCGAGTAAGTGGTGTTAGG
This genomic interval carries:
- a CDS encoding TIGR03915 family putative DNA repair protein — translated: MKIYTYDNTFEGFLTCVFDCYSRKDFPVDICSRYGEQRYLFVESIDVATNPKKAERVWKGIQKHLSGKNKQLLFYAYLSEDLGIEMKIYRFLRRMFSGHLNLETDYGDPDVLYLTQASQKVKKEAMRMMQFVRFQRTKDRMYFCGIEPRYDVIPLIINHYQKRFTDQRWLIYDLRRNYGILYGNDKVEEVVLTKKQFNAYNGQVKEELLHEGEDFYQKLWRSYFKHITIEERKNLKLQRQHMPRRFWRYLPEKQEAN
- a CDS encoding PQQ-binding-like beta-propeller repeat protein, whose product is MKKINFLCCLIVLLSISQFAISQNVYQWRGTDRDGKYAESGLLSEWPADGPQLLWSTENLGPGYASPVITSDKLLIVGVENGISKLFAFDLNGNLLWKTPNGKSFVGDGYSARFPGARSTPTVVGNMVYATSGTGRLACFDLNTGKELWAVDMVTDLKGYMNEFGYAESVVIDESAVYCFPGGKEVSVAKLDRFSGRTIWTSEATGDTTHFVSPILVNLPSRKVFVSISRHYVFGVDCTSGDLLWKYDIAMRYDGDHANSPVYRAPYLYVVTNDDKGKGTIKLELSADGSSVKEVWTNENVKNNMGGFVLHDNKLFVTTENKYLNILDQETGSVLDKVRSSFGCTIFADNKFIVYGTNGDVRLFKYENGKLNQAGLFKVTMGSQEHFSHPVVANGVLYIRHGKALMAYKIK